CATCTGCGACCACGACCCGTCCGGTCTGGGATATCAGCTCGACCTCAGACGCGAGTCCCGGGGCATGTTCGAGTTCGACTGCGATCAGCGGCTCGACGGCGCGTGGGTCGCGCTGATCCGACGCCGCCTCCGCTAGTCTCCGGTCAGAGCAGACGCGGCAGCAGGTCTGCCAGGTCGTCCAGATCGCCGGTGAAATCCGCGGGAACACCCTTGTGCGGCCCCACGTAGAACGTCTGCATGCCGATGTCGGACGCCGGCATGTCCAAGGCCCGGTCGTCACCCACCATCATGCAGTCGCGCGGATCGGTCTCGAGCATTTCGCATGTCTGCCGGTAGTACTCGGCAAGAGGCTTGCATGCCAGCATCTGCTCGTATGTGGTGACGACCTGGACGGGCAGGTCGTGGACGCCCGCCCAGCGCAGCCGGTGATCGATCGCCACGCGAGGGAAGATGGGGTTCGTGGCTATGGCCACGCGCAGGCCGAGGTCGATCGCTGTGGAGACCGCCCGCCGCGCGCCCTTGGCGGGGCAGGCCGCGCCGACGAGCGTAGGGAAGACCTCGGCGTAGAACGACTCGAACACGGGCCAGTGCAGCTCCATGTCCACTCCGGACCGCTCAAGCATGTGCGCGAAGAAGACATCACGGTTGGTGCGTCCCGGGTGGGGATCCATCATCGCCCGGACAGAGTGCGTGAGGGACTCCATGAATACGGAGCGCTCTCCATCCGATGCGAATATCGGACGTGCGGCGTCCTCCAGCGCGACGAAGTACCTGCGCAGGAAGGCGTCGAGGTCCAGGTCGAGCAGGGTGCCGTCGAGATCGAACAGGACCGCGCGCATAGAGAGAACCTCCGTTGGTGGTCGTGTGCCGTGCTCCGCGGGCCGCCAGAGCGGGTGCCCGGCAGACAGGCTGGCGTGCGTATCGCCCCGCCCTGCGCTTTGTGGACGAGCGCATCGTGTAGTGTTTCACTATGAAGCATTCGGCACAAACTGACGATGAGTAGGGTATGTCAACGGCATCAGCGAGATCGGTCATAGTCGCCAGACTCCGGGAAGACCCCGTGTTCGCTCCGCTCAGCGAGGACGAGCTCGACTCGTTGGCTTCCGTGATGTCATATCGCGAGTACCCCAAGGGAGCGTTCATCGTCACCAAGGGCGACCTGTCGAACGCGGTCTTCATGCTGGTCGGCGGTCGTGTGA
Above is a window of Anaerosoma tenue DNA encoding:
- a CDS encoding DUF2249 domain-containing protein, whose product is MAQVANGLVIDLRGVTPSMRRPLVFAVIDRMVDLECEDSMVVICDHDPSGLGYQLDLRRESRGMFEFDCDQRLDGAWVALIRRRLR
- a CDS encoding HAD family hydrolase, which codes for MRAVLFDLDGTLLDLDLDAFLRRYFVALEDAARPIFASDGERSVFMESLTHSVRAMMDPHPGRTNRDVFFAHMLERSGVDMELHWPVFESFYAEVFPTLVGAACPAKGARRAVSTAIDLGLRVAIATNPIFPRVAIDHRLRWAGVHDLPVQVVTTYEQMLACKPLAEYYRQTCEMLETDPRDCMMVGDDRALDMPASDIGMQTFYVGPHKGVPADFTGDLDDLADLLPRLL